A genomic region of Nostoc sp. UHCC 0702 contains the following coding sequences:
- the dndD gene encoding DNA sulfur modification protein DndD produces the protein MIFLELVLENFGPYCGRQVINLDPKIDEENSCPIILLGGMNGGGKTTLMDAIRLALYGHRAQCSTRNNLSYSDFLTQCVNSHADPIKKTRVELVFEHIENDKPVKYRVVRTWEKNPKDGKDHLGILDAQEWLDTALVNIWDEYIENLLPLGISNLFLFDGEQVKELAEQEVPPPILVDAIRGLLGLELAERLAVDIEILVNRKRKELADSKDLADLEEIEEKLKQQQNEYEITNNQLEKLKIDLQKAETEKQEKFDKFVSEGGKIAAERNQLELQQKQKTAEVEQARQGMCELAADILPLALIENLLTQAQRQGEREFRIQQAQVASDLLTQRDQRLLSWISQVGISEEHVEKIKVFLAQDEETLRASFIQAEESWLLADAETLSQLGNIFYYLQNFKNIAKQQINILQNKEEEIITLERQIQTAAEPEAYKQLVDALEAAQNKVAEIKQKSEVAKRRCDELDAEIKNIKKDLQEYTKQNLDRKNYEHIIASAGKVQNTLKIFREKLTLRKLNKLEIDVTECFRYLLHKSDLVHRIAIDTNTFSLSLYDLNGQLVPKHRLSAGEKQLLAIAFLWGLARVSGRRLPVAIDTPLGRLDSSHRSNLVERYFPSASHQVILLSTDTEIGKKEVETLRTNEAIAREYLLKYDSTTRQTTVVENQYFW, from the coding sequence ATGATATTTCTGGAACTAGTACTAGAAAACTTTGGCCCTTACTGTGGTCGTCAGGTTATTAACCTTGACCCCAAAATTGATGAAGAAAATTCTTGTCCAATAATCCTATTAGGTGGGATGAATGGTGGGGGAAAAACTACCCTTATGGATGCTATTCGTCTCGCACTTTATGGACATCGTGCCCAATGTTCTACCCGTAACAATTTAAGCTATAGCGATTTTCTCACACAATGCGTTAATAGCCATGCTGATCCAATAAAGAAAACTCGTGTTGAATTGGTTTTTGAACACATTGAAAACGACAAACCAGTAAAGTATCGTGTCGTGCGGACTTGGGAAAAAAATCCTAAAGACGGTAAAGACCACTTGGGTATTTTAGATGCTCAAGAATGGCTAGACACAGCTTTAGTTAATATCTGGGATGAGTATATTGAAAATCTCCTACCGTTAGGAATTTCTAATTTATTTCTCTTTGATGGTGAACAGGTTAAAGAACTTGCAGAACAAGAAGTACCTCCACCGATTTTAGTAGATGCAATTCGCGGACTTTTGGGTTTAGAATTAGCGGAACGTTTAGCAGTTGATATCGAAATTTTAGTCAACCGCAAACGCAAAGAACTGGCTGATAGTAAAGATTTAGCAGATTTAGAGGAAATTGAAGAAAAACTCAAACAGCAACAAAATGAATATGAAATTACCAATAATCAGCTAGAAAAATTAAAAATTGATTTACAAAAAGCCGAAACAGAAAAACAAGAAAAATTTGATAAATTTGTTTCCGAAGGTGGTAAAATTGCGGCGGAACGCAATCAATTAGAATTACAGCAAAAGCAAAAGACTGCTGAGGTAGAACAAGCACGTCAGGGAATGTGCGAATTAGCAGCCGATATTTTACCCTTAGCTTTGATTGAAAATTTACTTACTCAAGCGCAAAGACAGGGAGAAAGAGAGTTTCGCATTCAACAGGCACAAGTAGCAAGTGATTTATTAACTCAGAGAGATCAACGTTTACTGAGTTGGATTAGTCAAGTAGGTATTTCAGAAGAACATGTAGAAAAAATCAAAGTGTTTTTAGCACAAGATGAAGAAACATTACGAGCAAGTTTTATCCAAGCGGAAGAATCTTGGTTATTAGCTGATGCCGAAACGTTGAGTCAATTAGGTAATATTTTCTATTATTTACAGAATTTTAAAAATATTGCTAAACAGCAAATAAATATTCTTCAAAATAAAGAAGAAGAAATTATCACACTAGAAAGACAAATCCAAACAGCAGCCGAACCGGAAGCTTATAAACAGTTAGTAGATGCACTAGAAGCAGCACAAAATAAAGTTGCTGAAATTAAACAGAAGAGCGAAGTTGCTAAACGCCGCTGTGATGAATTGGACGCTGAGATTAAAAATATTAAGAAAGACTTACAAGAATATACTAAGCAAAATCTTGACCGCAAAAACTACGAACATATTATTGCGTCTGCTGGTAAAGTTCAAAATACACTAAAAATCTTTCGGGAAAAATTAACCCTGAGAAAACTTAACAAACTAGAAATCGATGTTACAGAGTGCTTCCGCTACCTGCTGCACAAATCTGATTTAGTGCATCGCATCGCCATTGACACCAATACATTCAGCCTTTCCCTTTATGACTTAAATGGTCAACTCGTTCCCAAACATCGCCTGTCAGCCGGCGAAAAACAACTCCTAGCGATCGCTTTCCTTTGGGGTTTAGCCAGAGTCTCCGGCCGTCGCCTACCAGTAGCAATAGACACACCCCTCGGCAGACTCGACTCCTCCCACCGCAGCAACCTAGTTGAACGCTACTTTCCATCCGCCAGCCATCAAGTAATTCTGCTATCCACCGACACAGAAATCGGCAAAAAAGAAGTAGAAACACTCAGAACTAATGAAGCGATCGCCCGCGAATACCTCCTCAAATATGACTCCACCACCCGCCAAACAACAGTAGTAGAAAATCAATATTTTTGGTAA
- the dndC gene encoding DNA phosphorothioation system sulfurtransferase DndC, whose protein sequence is MATAQQPENKGQQTRTVADLVEDIQVLTTEIQELYCLDQIPWVVGYSGGKDSTATLQLVWNAIAGLPPEKRTKTIYVITTDTLVENPIVAAWVRNSLKQMKSQAQGLPFEPHLLQPEPKETFWVGLIGKGYPAPRGKFRWCTERLKINPSNRFIRDVIRASGEAIVVLGTRKAESTKRALRMKKFEAKRVRDRLSPNMNLPNSLVYSPIEDWQNDEVWIYLMQWQNPWGYSNQDLFAMYRGASADNECPLVVDTSTPSCGSSRFGCWVCTLVSQDKSLAAMIQNDEEKEWMQPLLDLRKELDAEENRERRDFRRRNGDVQLYERNLDDEISVEPIPGPYLKEAREDWLRKLLTVEKQIRKTAPENMRDITLITPEELSEIRRIWLEERHEFDDSLPRIYQEVTGEEFKDTRPGAGYSLLGSDEWTVLEEICEDDPMHLELMAKLLDTERQYRKMARRVGIYDTLENCFKTSSRSPEEAIKNAHLKRDLKTAVDQGDVKKVKQLTLGDAVDEGNAESGKQSTWASIKFQSPSLGD, encoded by the coding sequence ATGGCTACAGCACAACAACCAGAAAATAAAGGTCAGCAAACGCGTACTGTAGCAGATTTAGTGGAAGATATCCAAGTTCTTACCACTGAAATACAAGAATTGTATTGCTTAGACCAAATACCTTGGGTTGTGGGCTACTCAGGCGGTAAAGACAGCACAGCGACTTTACAACTTGTCTGGAATGCGATCGCAGGACTTCCACCTGAGAAAAGAACTAAAACGATCTACGTGATCACCACAGACACACTAGTAGAAAATCCTATAGTCGCTGCGTGGGTACGCAATTCTCTAAAACAGATGAAATCTCAAGCCCAAGGATTACCATTTGAACCCCATCTGTTACAGCCAGAACCTAAAGAGACATTTTGGGTAGGTTTAATTGGTAAAGGATACCCAGCACCAAGAGGAAAATTTCGCTGGTGTACAGAACGTCTCAAAATTAATCCCTCTAATCGCTTTATTCGTGATGTCATCCGAGCCAGTGGTGAAGCCATTGTTGTATTGGGTACTCGCAAGGCTGAAAGTACAAAACGCGCTCTTCGAATGAAAAAATTTGAAGCCAAGAGGGTACGCGATCGCCTCAGCCCTAACATGAATTTGCCCAACTCTCTGGTTTATAGCCCTATTGAAGACTGGCAAAATGATGAGGTATGGATTTATTTAATGCAGTGGCAAAATCCTTGGGGATATAGCAATCAAGATTTATTCGCTATGTATAGAGGTGCTTCTGCGGATAATGAATGTCCTTTAGTTGTTGATACATCTACTCCTAGTTGTGGTAGTTCTCGTTTTGGTTGCTGGGTTTGTACGTTAGTTAGTCAGGATAAATCACTGGCGGCTATGATTCAAAATGACGAAGAGAAAGAGTGGATGCAACCTCTACTCGATTTACGTAAAGAATTGGATGCTGAAGAAAACCGTGAACGGCGAGATTTTCGACGGAGAAATGGTGATGTCCAACTGTATGAGCGCAACTTAGATGATGAAATATCTGTTGAGCCTATTCCAGGCCCATATCTTAAAGAAGCACGAGAAGACTGGCTGAGAAAGCTGCTTACAGTTGAAAAACAAATCCGAAAAACTGCACCAGAAAATATGCGCGATATTACCTTAATTACCCCTGAAGAACTCAGTGAAATTCGTCGGATATGGCTAGAAGAAAGACATGAATTTGATGATAGTTTACCCCGCATTTATCAAGAAGTGACTGGGGAAGAATTTAAAGATACCCGTCCTGGTGCTGGCTATAGTTTACTAGGTAGCGATGAATGGACTGTGCTAGAAGAAATCTGTGAAGATGATCCAATGCACTTGGAATTGATGGCGAAATTATTAGACACAGAACGCCAGTATCGAAAAATGGCTCGTCGTGTGGGCATATACGACACTCTAGAGAATTGTTTTAAAACTAGTTCACGTTCTCCAGAGGAAGCGATTAAAAATGCTCACTTGAAACGTGATTTAAAAACAGCGGTTGATCAAGGCGATGTTAAAAAAGTCAAGCAGCTAACTTTGGGGGATGCTGTTGATGAAGGTAACGCTGAAAGTGGTAAACAATCAACTTGGGCAAGTATCAAGTTCCAAAGTCCTAGCCTTGGCGATTAA
- a CDS encoding DGQHR domain-containing protein yields the protein MKDTTSDLKSDIAIENLEGETKDKQVLALLLEKFLGRKDQILVQKTQMGGTEAYVGSVTLEWFADRVHFASDLPLLQKKYNRETDNIEIDADSIDEIQQRPLDWSRQAPLVQYLAARTNHKFPPVLVVINQPWVDNLKAAEWDSEGRARKSTTDFTPLDADGKVGLLNVSEEDVTIYALDGQHRLMGVQGLMELIKTRKLQRYKKDKTADESFITVDDLIEQYQVDLDYLQSLPKEKIGIEFICAVAAGETRTQARRRVRSIFVHVNLMAAPLTKGQLAQLNEDDGFSIVARKIAVTHPLLEQRQDRNPRINWNSATVAANSTVLTTLQALHDMSERYLGQKFPHWKPFEKGLIPMRPEDEELEQGIKEFKQLFDGLASLPSYKLLEEEDTPALRRFSFEKEGGEGNMLFRPVGQVAIAQALGILVFKKGFSLGDTFKKLRKFDQQGGFSGMEYPQSLWYGVLYDPNKKRVQVAGRDLAAKLLIYILGGIQDQMERAELRKALADARTVENQTIGFDGKFVEPKQVGLPSII from the coding sequence ATGAAAGACACTACATCTGACCTAAAATCTGACATCGCTATAGAGAACCTAGAAGGAGAAACCAAGGATAAACAGGTACTCGCTTTACTACTGGAGAAGTTCCTGGGGAGAAAGGATCAGATTCTCGTTCAAAAAACACAGATGGGTGGTACTGAGGCTTATGTTGGTTCTGTAACTCTGGAATGGTTTGCAGATCGTGTTCACTTCGCCTCTGATTTACCGTTGCTTCAGAAAAAGTACAATCGAGAAACTGATAACATCGAGATTGACGCGGATAGTATTGATGAAATTCAGCAACGTCCCCTTGATTGGTCACGTCAAGCACCTTTAGTACAGTATTTAGCAGCGCGGACAAATCATAAGTTTCCGCCGGTTCTGGTGGTGATTAATCAACCTTGGGTAGATAATCTCAAAGCTGCTGAATGGGATAGTGAAGGACGCGCCAGAAAATCTACTACCGATTTTACGCCTCTAGATGCAGATGGTAAGGTTGGTCTGCTGAATGTTTCTGAAGAGGATGTGACTATTTATGCATTGGATGGTCAACACCGATTGATGGGGGTGCAGGGGTTGATGGAGTTAATTAAAACTCGCAAACTTCAGCGTTATAAAAAAGATAAAACTGCTGACGAAAGTTTTATTACTGTAGATGATTTGATAGAACAATATCAAGTAGACTTGGATTATTTGCAAAGCTTGCCCAAAGAAAAGATTGGTATTGAGTTTATTTGTGCGGTTGCGGCTGGCGAAACCCGCACCCAGGCGAGGCGAAGGGTAAGATCCATCTTTGTACATGTGAATTTAATGGCTGCACCTTTAACTAAAGGTCAGTTAGCACAGTTGAATGAAGATGATGGTTTTTCAATTGTTGCGAGAAAAATAGCAGTTACTCATCCACTTTTAGAACAACGCCAGGATCGCAATCCTCGCATCAATTGGAATAGTGCGACGGTAGCAGCGAATTCTACAGTTTTAACAACGCTGCAAGCCCTTCACGATATGTCTGAACGATATTTAGGGCAAAAATTCCCTCACTGGAAACCTTTTGAAAAAGGTTTAATTCCCATGCGACCAGAGGATGAGGAACTTGAACAGGGGATTAAGGAATTTAAACAACTATTTGATGGTTTGGCTAGCCTTCCTAGTTATAAGCTGCTGGAAGAAGAAGATACACCAGCCTTACGACGCTTTAGTTTTGAAAAGGAAGGGGGTGAAGGAAATATGCTGTTCCGTCCTGTTGGTCAAGTAGCAATAGCTCAAGCTTTGGGAATATTGGTTTTTAAAAAAGGTTTTTCCCTAGGAGATACTTTTAAGAAGTTGCGGAAGTTTGACCAACAAGGCGGTTTTAGTGGTATGGAGTATCCGCAATCTTTATGGTATGGCGTTTTGTATGACCCTAATAAGAAACGGGTGCAGGTTGCAGGACGAGATTTAGCAGCGAAGTTACTAATTTATATTTTGGGTGGAATTCAAGATCAGATGGAACGTGCTGAACTTCGCAAGGCTTTAGCTGATGCTAGGACTGTGGAAAATCAAACAATAGGTTTTGATGGTAAGTTTGTTGAACCTAAGCAAGTGGGACTTCCATCGATTATATGA
- a CDS encoding Uma2 family endonuclease — MIASPNRKYMTSQEYLEWEEQQDIKYEYINGEVFAMTGGTIPHTTIALNLAAALKSHLRGSSCRAFMADAKVAVSENGPFHYPDVMVSCDQRDRQAIKFIQYPCLIVEVLSPSTEADDRGGKFTQYRRIPTLQEYVLIDAEKINLDCFRLNEKGFWELHPYEEGDEVDFTSVDFRFTISLVYEDVQLKE; from the coding sequence ATGATTGCGAGTCCAAACCGAAAATATATGACTTCCCAGGAATACCTAGAATGGGAAGAACAGCAAGACATCAAATATGAATATATTAATGGTGAAGTCTTCGCCATGACTGGGGGTACTATTCCTCATACTACCATTGCTCTGAATTTGGCTGCGGCATTAAAAAGCCACCTCCGGGGAAGTTCCTGTCGCGCTTTCATGGCAGATGCAAAAGTCGCTGTATCTGAAAACGGCCCATTTCACTATCCAGATGTGATGGTGAGTTGTGATCAACGGGACAGACAAGCGATTAAATTTATTCAATATCCTTGTCTAATTGTCGAAGTTCTCTCTCCTAGTACAGAAGCTGATGATAGAGGCGGCAAATTTACCCAATACCGCCGTATTCCAACTTTGCAAGAATACGTTTTAATTGATGCTGAAAAAATTAATTTGGATTGTTTTCGGTTAAATGAAAAAGGATTTTGGGAGTTACATCCCTATGAAGAGGGAGATGAAGTTGATTTTACCAGTGTTGATTTCCGATTTACTATATCTTTGGTTTATGAAGATGTACAGTTAAAAGAATGA
- a CDS encoding type II toxin-antitoxin system PemK/MazF family toxin encodes MSIERGQIYFINLNPVQGREQAGTRPVLVLSIDAINQLPLVVTVVVGTKGTNIKHDYPTNIRVSPSGSGLPQETVFLCFQIRSLDPNRFPAEPSGKLAESKMIEVETAVRYCLGL; translated from the coding sequence GTGAGTATCGAGAGAGGACAAATTTATTTTATCAATCTTAATCCGGTGCAGGGGCGAGAACAAGCAGGAACACGACCAGTTTTAGTGCTATCTATAGACGCTATCAATCAATTACCTTTGGTTGTAACTGTCGTTGTCGGTACGAAAGGAACAAATATTAAGCACGATTATCCAACTAATATAAGAGTATCTCCAAGTGGTAGTGGATTGCCACAAGAAACAGTCTTTTTATGTTTTCAAATTCGTTCATTAGATCCAAATCGCTTTCCGGCTGAACCATCTGGCAAGCTTGCTGAGTCCAAAATGATAGAAGTTGAAACTGCGGTTCGCTACTGTTTAGGTTTATGA
- a CDS encoding DNA sulfur modification protein DndB has protein sequence MDQTNQDSANTVPPEDKAKFSAFIEPFFSKYHRERCYPGLIFRHGKRTMLQINVPASDFSGLLQAKPSEGNDPDSGKNRPEVKGHAEEIKQYIVDRAKKGKPWIVGTLTANVDPKDITILELGRGICLVVIRRGVKLDITDGQHRKRAIHGLIESADSNLISDDDFPITLVLEGDFRQCQTDFRDMAQTRQLDKSLLLSFGEFSGRVGITKELIQRVPMFHGKTEKIKSAPATKQKLIYTTNYIARFVSCAFTGNPSDQLRDYEVYQASDALVICLNRFFSECSNTEYIFDTSAEELTEDEVAAFKDDCILGVSVGLEVLGRLLYYTQEENYFNEEKVSQLSQIDWSRENSLWKDNIVRIDPKPKNPDKPYKLSTAANAVTDAVKMVKIRLGWI, from the coding sequence ATGGATCAGACAAACCAGGATAGTGCTAATACCGTTCCACCAGAAGATAAAGCTAAGTTTAGTGCCTTTATTGAACCTTTTTTTTCCAAATATCACCGTGAGCGGTGCTATCCTGGGCTAATTTTTAGGCATGGTAAGCGTACTATGCTACAAATCAATGTACCTGCGAGTGATTTTTCTGGTCTTCTTCAAGCAAAACCATCTGAAGGTAATGATCCTGATTCTGGAAAAAATCGCCCAGAGGTAAAAGGTCATGCGGAAGAAATTAAACAATATATTGTTGATCGTGCCAAAAAGGGAAAACCTTGGATTGTAGGAACTCTAACTGCAAATGTAGACCCAAAAGATATAACAATTCTGGAATTAGGCAGAGGTATTTGTTTAGTTGTTATTCGTAGAGGGGTTAAATTAGATATCACTGATGGACAACATCGTAAACGTGCTATTCATGGATTGATAGAAAGTGCTGACAGCAATTTAATTAGTGATGATGATTTTCCAATTACCTTAGTTTTGGAAGGCGATTTTCGCCAGTGTCAGACAGATTTTAGAGACATGGCTCAAACAAGGCAATTAGATAAATCCTTGTTATTATCATTCGGTGAGTTTTCTGGTCGAGTTGGCATTACTAAAGAATTAATACAACGAGTGCCAATGTTTCATGGGAAAACAGAAAAGATTAAATCGGCTCCAGCAACTAAACAAAAGCTGATTTATACAACTAACTATATAGCTAGATTTGTAAGTTGTGCTTTTACTGGAAATCCCAGTGATCAGCTTCGAGATTATGAAGTTTATCAAGCATCTGATGCTTTGGTGATTTGTCTTAATAGATTTTTCTCAGAATGCAGCAATACAGAATACATTTTTGATACAAGTGCTGAAGAATTAACAGAAGATGAAGTAGCAGCATTTAAAGATGACTGTATTTTAGGTGTAAGTGTTGGGCTGGAAGTTTTAGGACGTTTATTGTACTATACTCAAGAAGAAAATTATTTTAATGAAGAGAAAGTATCGCAACTTTCACAGATTGATTGGTCAAGAGAAAACTCTCTTTGGAAAGATAATATAGTTAGAATAGATCCGAAACCAAAAAATCCAGATAAACCTTACAAACTATCTACTGCTGCAAACGCTGTTACAGATGCAGTAAAGATGGTCAAAATTAGGCTTGGATGGATTTAA
- a CDS encoding DNA phosphorothioation-associated protein 4 — translation MAETGRIRVAKDKADLVKALTSSDGGTGPFQTFADVIVFAAALGAKHKKRVPLGEISKREPSPIRLEYFASVGNDVVIKLLGMTETQDIKILSINEEEYDTQRNQIFEEYANGGLEILQNELRGAVDYSERILLFLSYERMNEEKQEEEFDLTKFLS, via the coding sequence ATGGCTGAAACTGGCAGAATCAGGGTTGCTAAAGATAAAGCAGATTTAGTAAAAGCTTTAACATCCTCAGATGGCGGAACCGGGCCTTTCCAAACCTTCGCTGATGTGATTGTGTTTGCTGCTGCTTTAGGTGCAAAACATAAAAAGCGAGTACCTCTAGGAGAAATTTCTAAAAGAGAACCATCTCCAATTAGATTAGAATATTTTGCCTCGGTAGGAAATGATGTAGTGATTAAATTACTGGGAATGACTGAAACTCAAGATATCAAAATTTTATCTATTAATGAAGAAGAATACGACACTCAACGCAACCAGATTTTTGAAGAGTATGCTAACGGGGGACTAGAAATATTACAAAATGAGTTGCGTGGAGCAGTAGATTATTCAGAGCGAATTTTATTATTTCTCAGTTATGAGCGAATGAATGAAGAAAAACAAGAAGAGGAATTTGATTTGACTAAATTCCTCTCTTAA
- the brxL gene encoding BREX system Lon protease-like protein BrxL, with product MNFYEAITYNNDFVREVFGNLCIDKTRLPSSGLSSIGLPSFVAEWLLDKIVPGTGTLTSIELETVNKFIKKAFPRKDDRNEIIFDLTQGEIRKLIALMQVRIKLEQGGRVIPEPLAQIPALNLTECSIATDIVEHYKILLRQGIWGKITLAMLPEGKVEVMDFEPFQCSQVDLQGYAECRSKFNTQQWRDLIFCSMGFNPQHPNYDQEAKTWILARLLSLVESNYHVIELAPKGTGKSFFFENISSKITLISGGKVTPAQLFINGRTKEVGLLGRHEVVVLDEVQSLTFDNPEEVIGPLKNYLASGRYNRSGFADISSDCGLVMLANIELDEQLQPRNEDNLIANLPKFFAETALLDRLSGIIPGWKIPKFQREMVACQVGLKMDFFGEVLLSLRQDNRFMSYVQQHTHFQKNVTIRDQNAILKSASGFLKILYPHLELTLMDYERDCLEPACKLRQAIRNSLYYLDDEFRQLGREIYVEAKS from the coding sequence ATGAATTTTTATGAAGCGATAACCTACAATAACGATTTTGTTCGTGAGGTTTTCGGTAATCTCTGTATTGATAAAACTAGACTGCCATCCAGTGGACTAAGTTCTATTGGTTTACCTAGCTTTGTTGCTGAATGGCTGCTAGATAAAATTGTCCCTGGTACAGGAACACTCACATCAATAGAATTAGAAACAGTCAATAAATTTATTAAAAAAGCATTTCCCCGCAAAGATGACCGTAACGAAATTATTTTTGACCTGACTCAAGGAGAAATACGAAAACTCATTGCCTTAATGCAAGTACGCATTAAATTAGAACAGGGAGGACGAGTAATTCCTGAACCATTGGCACAAATTCCCGCACTGAATTTAACTGAATGCAGCATTGCTACTGATATTGTAGAACATTATAAAATACTTTTACGCCAAGGAATCTGGGGCAAAATTACTCTGGCTATGCTGCCTGAAGGCAAAGTAGAAGTGATGGATTTTGAACCCTTCCAATGTTCGCAAGTTGATTTGCAAGGTTATGCTGAATGTCGGTCAAAATTTAATACACAACAATGGCGAGATTTAATATTTTGCTCAATGGGTTTTAATCCCCAGCATCCGAATTATGACCAAGAAGCAAAAACATGGATATTGGCTAGGTTGCTATCATTGGTAGAGTCCAATTATCATGTAATAGAACTAGCTCCTAAAGGCACTGGTAAAAGCTTCTTTTTTGAAAATATTAGTAGTAAAATTACTTTAATTAGCGGTGGTAAAGTTACTCCTGCACAGTTGTTTATCAACGGTAGAACTAAAGAAGTTGGATTACTCGGTCGTCATGAAGTTGTAGTTCTAGATGAAGTTCAAAGTTTAACTTTCGATAATCCTGAAGAGGTAATTGGGCCACTGAAAAATTATCTTGCTAGCGGTCGTTATAATCGTTCTGGTTTTGCAGATATTTCTAGTGATTGCGGGTTAGTGATGCTGGCTAATATCGAATTAGATGAACAATTACAACCACGTAATGAAGATAATTTAATTGCTAATTTGCCTAAGTTTTTTGCTGAAACTGCATTATTAGACCGATTATCTGGGATTATCCCTGGTTGGAAAATTCCTAAGTTTCAAAGAGAAATGGTAGCTTGTCAAGTTGGTTTAAAAATGGATTTTTTTGGTGAAGTATTGCTGTCTCTACGCCAAGATAATCGCTTCATGTCTTACGTACAACAGCATACTCACTTTCAAAAAAATGTGACGATTCGTGACCAAAATGCTATCCTCAAATCAGCATCAGGTTTTTTAAAAATTCTCTATCCTCATTTAGAATTAACATTAATGGATTACGAGCGTGATTGCCTAGAACCTGCTTGTAAACTACGCCAAGCTATCCGGAATTCACTATATTATCTTGATGATGAATTTAGGCAGCTTGGTAGAGAAATTTATGTGGAAGCAAAGTCATAA
- a CDS encoding helix-turn-helix transcriptional regulator: MGKAGKAIKRVLETYGISQNKLAVTMGTGRPNVHRWVNEIRDPVAETVLEIRNALKKINPAAAEEFIRLYLEDSTEDDN, translated from the coding sequence ATGGGAAAAGCAGGAAAAGCGATAAAACGGGTGTTGGAAACTTATGGCATTAGCCAAAACAAGTTAGCTGTGACAATGGGAACAGGAAGACCAAACGTTCACCGGTGGGTGAATGAGATTAGAGATCCTGTTGCTGAGACAGTGTTAGAAATTCGCAATGCGCTGAAAAAAATTAATCCAGCAGCGGCGGAAGAGTTTATTAGGCTGTATTTGGAAGATTCTACAGAGGATGATAATTGA
- the tnpA gene encoding IS200/IS605 family transposase has protein sequence MRSNFTQLYLHYVWGTWDRLPLITPDIQKLVYAAIIQECQQLKCTVISIGGVEDHVHLLTSFPPTLSISDLIKQIKGSSSHFITHEVKPSEFFKWQGSYGAFTVSHDAIDNVAHYIRNQAIHHSQKSIITAWEPTSN, from the coding sequence ATGAGGTCAAATTTCACGCAACTGTATTTACATTATGTCTGGGGAACCTGGGATAGATTGCCACTGATTACACCTGATATTCAGAAGTTAGTTTATGCAGCAATTATTCAGGAGTGTCAACAGTTAAAATGCACCGTCATTTCAATTGGTGGGGTTGAAGATCATGTTCATTTATTAACAAGTTTTCCGCCAACTCTAAGCATATCTGACTTGATTAAACAAATTAAGGGAAGTTCCTCACATTTCATTACTCACGAGGTTAAACCAAGTGAATTTTTCAAATGGCAAGGTAGCTATGGAGCTTTTACGGTTAGTCATGATGCTATTGACAATGTAGCTCATTATATCAGAAATCAGGCTATACACCATAGTCAAAAATCAATCATTACCGCTTGGGAACCTACTTCTAATTAA
- a CDS encoding Uma2 family endonuclease, whose amino-acid sequence MNINTEATIEDLYRVPDNCKAEIVNGKLVLMSPTGFLPGRAGGEIYASLRDYERLTKSGYALPDNVGFLVNLPNRRSLSPDAAFYTGKPTGGKFLNGAPVFAAEVRSANDYGDTAEEEIANKRRDYFATGTLVVWDVDVLKEEVIRVYRFNNPEQPQVYRRGEVASAEPAVPGWFMQVDNLFEI is encoded by the coding sequence ATGAATATAAACACTGAGGCAACTATTGAAGATTTGTACCGTGTGCCTGACAATTGTAAAGCGGAAATTGTGAATGGAAAATTGGTGCTAATGTCTCCAACGGGATTTTTACCAGGACGTGCAGGAGGTGAAATTTATGCGAGTCTGCGGGATTATGAACGTCTGACAAAAAGTGGTTATGCTTTACCTGATAATGTTGGCTTTCTGGTGAATTTGCCTAATCGTCGTTCTTTAAGTCCTGATGCCGCATTCTACACTGGTAAACCTACAGGTGGGAAGTTTCTCAATGGTGCGCCTGTGTTTGCTGCTGAGGTAAGAAGTGCAAATGATTACGGTGATACGGCTGAGGAAGAGATAGCCAACAAACGCCGTGATTATTTTGCGACTGGTACTTTGGTGGTGTGGGATGTAGATGTACTCAAAGAGGAAGTTATTAGAGTATATCGTTTTAATAATCCTGAGCAACCGCAAGTCTATCGTCGTGGTGAGGTAGCGTCAGCTGAACCCGCAGTACCAGGATGGTTTATGCAAGTAGATAATTTGTTTGAGATTTAA